The Devosia sp. genome segment AGGGGCCCAGACGGCGAAATGGGTGCCGTGAATGCCCTCGAATTCCATTTCGTGGGCGCCCAGCTTGTCGAACAGCCGCAAATGGCTGCCTTCACCGATAAAGTAATCGTCCATCGGCCCCAGGACAGGACCGAAGGAATAAGCGTCGTGGACGTCCCATTCACCGCCCGCATTGCGGGCGCGGTAGCGAATGGGCTGGGCGTGGTCGAGGTCCACCTTGCCTTCGAAAAATCCAGCCTTGTGCCGGGGGATCAGGTGGCCAAGGGCGCGCCCGTCGAGAGTAAAGGCATCCAGGCTTTCCGCGTGGGGCACAAAGGCCCGCAACACCCAATGGCCCGAAACTTCGTGCAGACCCAGGAACGCGAAGGGATTGCCGTGATGGCCACCCACGATGGCGTCCACTTCCCTGCCGTCGGCTTGCCAGATTTCCTTCGTCAAACTCACGCCCACTCTCCCCGTTCGTCGCTGCGGACGAATTATCCAGGCATTTCAATCCGGTCTCGCCAGGCCCTCACCCGGCAATACACCCATTCCGTCAGCTGGTTGGCACCCCCCAGATGTCGGCCGCGTATTGGCGGATGGTTCTGTCCGACGAGAAGAACCCGACGCTGGCCGTGTTGCGAATGGCCATGGCGCCCCAGCGCGCCTTGTCCTTCCACAACGCGTCGACCCGCGTTTGGGCTGCGGCATAGGCATCAAAATCGCGCGCCACCATGAACCAGTCATGGTCATAGAGCCCGCCGATCAGGTCCCGATACCGGTTCGGGTCGTCCGGCGAGAACACGCCCGAAGCGATGGAGTCGAGCGCCTCGCGCAGGCGTGGCGAGGAGTCGATGGCCCCGCGCGGCACTTCTCCGCGAGCGCGCTTGTCCTCCACTTCCTCTGTGGTAAGACCGAAGATGACGATGTTGTCGTCACCCACTTCATTGTGCATCTCGACATTGGCGCCATCCATGGTGCCGATTGTCAGCGCCCCATTGGCCATGAACTTCATGTTGCCGGTGCCCGAGGCTTCCATGCCGGCCGTCGAAATCTGCTCCGACAGGTCCGCGCCGGGCACGATCACTTCCGCTAGGCTGACATTGTAGTTGGGCAGGAAAACCACCTTGAGCAGGCCGCGCACCGCCGGGTCATTGTTGATGACCCGGGCCACGTCGTTGATCAGCTTGATGATCAGCTTGGCGTTCCAGTAGCTCGGCGCCGCCTTGCCGGCGAAAATCTTCACGCGCGGCACCCAGTCCCTTTCGGGATGAGCACGGATATCGTCATACAGCGCCACGGCATGAATGATGTTCAGCAATTGCCGCTTGTATTCGTGAATGCGCTTGATCTGCACATCGAACAGCGCATTGGGGTCGACCTTGATATTGACGCGGTCCTTGATGAGTTTTGCCAGCCGCTCCTTGTTGGCGTGCTTGACCGCCGCGAACTGCTTCTGGAAGTTCGGATCGTCGGCATGGGCCAGAAGCCCCTTGAGCTTGTCGATATCGTCGAGGAATTCCGGTCCGATCCGTTCGCTGACCAGCTTGGTGAGGGCCGGATTGCACTGCATCAGCCAGCGGCGCGGGGTGATGCCATTGGTCTTGTTGTTGATGCGCTCCGGATAAAGCTTGTGCAGGTCGGCAAACACCGTCTGCTTCATCAGTTCCGTATGCAGCGCGGAAACGCCGTTGATCGAATGCGAACCCACAAAGGCCAGTTGCCCCATGCGCACCCGCCGTCCACCGTGCTCGTCGATCAGCGACACCGCAGCGACCTGCTGGTCGGAGAATTTCGCCTTGTTGCGGGCCTCGGCCAGGATGTCGGCATTGATCTGGTAGATGATCTGCATGTGGCGCGGCAGCAGCCGCTCGAGCAGGGCCACAGGCCAGCTTTCGAGCGCCTCTGGCAGCAGCGTATGGTTGGTATAGCCAAACGTGCCCTTGGTGATCCTCCAGGCGTCGGCCCACTTCATCCCGTTATTGTCGATCAGCACGCGCATCAATTCGGCTACGGAAATGGCCGGGTGCGTATCGTTGAGCTGGATTGCGACCTTGTCGGGCAGCGAACCGAGATCGCCATATTGCTGCAGGTGCCGCCGGACGATGTCCTGCAGCGAGGCCGAGGAGAAGAAGAACTCCTGCCGCAGCCGCAATTCCTGCCCGGCAGCGGTAGAATCGGCCGGGTAGAGCACGCGGGTAATCGCTTCAGCCTTGGCGCTCTCTTCCAGGGCGCCGATATGGTCGCCGGAATTGAACTTGTCGAGCAGGATCGGGTCGATCGGCTGCGCGCTCCACAGGCGCAGGGTATTCACGCGCTTGCCGCGCCAGCCGACGATCGGGGTATCGTAGGCCACGGCCAGCAGATGCTCGTTCGGCCGCCACTCCTGACGCACCTCGCCATCCGGGTCCGTCATCGGCTCGACATGGCCGCCGAAACCGACCTCATAGGCGCTTTCGCGGCGCTCGAACTCCCACGGATTGCCATGGGCAAGCCAGTCTTCCGGCAGCTCGACCTGCCAGCCTTCGCTCATTTCCTGGCGGAAAAGTCCGTGCACATAGCGGATGCCATAGCCATAGGCCGGGATATTCACCGACGACATGGATTCAAGGAAACACGCCGCCAGCCGGCCAAGGCCGCCATTGCCGAGCGCGGCATCGGGCTCGAGATTGATCAGGTCGCCCAGATCGACCTTGAGGTTCTTGAGCGCTTCGGCAACCGGCTCCATCAGCCCGACATTGCTCATGGCATCGCGCATCAGCCGGCCGATGAGGAATTCGAGGCTTAGGTAATAGACTCGCTTGTTCGACGTCCGCCAGGTTTCGCGCGAGCTCTCCATCCAGCGATCCATGATCCGATCGCGAACGGCCAATATTGTTGCCCGCAACCAATCATGCGGCCGGGCGACGATAGGATCCTTGCCAACCGAGTAAATCAGGTTCTCAAGGATCTCTGCCTGTAGCGCCTCAACAGTTGTGGCGCGGGGCTCCGGCGTAGGAGCATCGTAAACGATCGGTTTTTGCGGCATCTCGCAATCCAGTATTCATGACGATGTTCCCCTCTAGATGCGCCACTCTTGCACTTAATTTGTGCAGGGAAAAGCCCCCTCCCGAAAGCGGGGCTCAACCACCCTGCGTTTCGCGTTCGCTGCGCTGGGCCACCGCCTCGGCATCGGCGTCCGAAACCGTGACACCGCCCTCGCGCGCCTGCTCGCGGGCATTGTTCAAAAGCAGCTGTCCGCCGGTGCGCCAATCGTCTCCGTTCAGCTGCAACTCGAAGCGCTGCCGGTCGCGCTCGCGCAGGCCCTCGATGATATCGGCGATCTGTTGCTCGTCGGCGCCCAGCTGGCGGATCGCTTCCCCGCCAAAGGTTGCGGCGCTGTCGAACACCTCGCGCCGCTGGTAATCGACCCCGGCTCTCATCAGCTCGATGGCGTGGACGCGGTCGAAGGCGCGAGCCATGACCTTGGCCAGTGGAAATTCGTGCCGCACCAGTTCGACGATGCGGTTGGTCCGCTCCCGCCCATCGGTACACACCAGAATCAGGTCAGCCGTGCCGGCCCCCGCCGCCCGCAAGATATCGAGCCTGGTGCCGTCTCCGTAGTAAACCTTGAACCCGATCTGCGCGGCGGCCCGGATCATGTCGGTGTCGTTGTCGATGATCGAGACGCTGTAGCGCAGGGCCAGCAGCGGCTGGCTGACGATCTGCCCGAACCGGCCGAAGCCGATGATCAGCACCTTGGCGCTCAATCCGTCCGCCGTCTCCAC includes the following:
- a CDS encoding glycogen/starch/alpha-glucan phosphorylase, which produces MPQKPIVYDAPTPEPRATTVEALQAEILENLIYSVGKDPIVARPHDWLRATILAVRDRIMDRWMESSRETWRTSNKRVYYLSLEFLIGRLMRDAMSNVGLMEPVAEALKNLKVDLGDLINLEPDAALGNGGLGRLAACFLESMSSVNIPAYGYGIRYVHGLFRQEMSEGWQVELPEDWLAHGNPWEFERRESAYEVGFGGHVEPMTDPDGEVRQEWRPNEHLLAVAYDTPIVGWRGKRVNTLRLWSAQPIDPILLDKFNSGDHIGALEESAKAEAITRVLYPADSTAAGQELRLRQEFFFSSASLQDIVRRHLQQYGDLGSLPDKVAIQLNDTHPAISVAELMRVLIDNNGMKWADAWRITKGTFGYTNHTLLPEALESWPVALLERLLPRHMQIIYQINADILAEARNKAKFSDQQVAAVSLIDEHGGRRVRMGQLAFVGSHSINGVSALHTELMKQTVFADLHKLYPERINNKTNGITPRRWLMQCNPALTKLVSERIGPEFLDDIDKLKGLLAHADDPNFQKQFAAVKHANKERLAKLIKDRVNIKVDPNALFDVQIKRIHEYKRQLLNIIHAVALYDDIRAHPERDWVPRVKIFAGKAAPSYWNAKLIIKLINDVARVINNDPAVRGLLKVVFLPNYNVSLAEVIVPGADLSEQISTAGMEASGTGNMKFMANGALTIGTMDGANVEMHNEVGDDNIVIFGLTTEEVEDKRARGEVPRGAIDSSPRLREALDSIASGVFSPDDPNRYRDLIGGLYDHDWFMVARDFDAYAAAQTRVDALWKDKARWGAMAIRNTASVGFFSSDRTIRQYAADIWGVPTS